TTTGCAACCTTCTTCACCTTCTCCATGTTCTCTACCTCCTCCACCTTCTCCATGCTCTCTACCTCCTCCACcttctccgcctcctccacctcctctgcATGCTTCAGGATGGATATTTGCAATTCATGATACTCCCTTCCAAAATAGACACAAAGAGATATACATGTTTGGATCAACACGAGTTATCAAAACTAACAATAATAAACTGCTTCTTACGCCAATGAGAACAGATTGTTATAATCCCTTTACCTCAAAGCATTGATATAGTCATCTCCCTCCTTCCTTAACATTTTCATCTGTTCGTCAATCAAGCGACCTTTAGACTCATGAATGGCCCAATCTTTGTCATAGTCATCCTCCAATCTGCGGTATATTGCATTGATTCTGGCAGAATCCTCTCGGCCATCACGTATTTTGGCAAGAAGTTTCCTAAGGCCATCCAGTCTTACCCTAAACATAGCATTAGCAACCCTAGAGTCATGCAGAGCTTTCTTTATCATTTCCCTACGCTCCTTAATATTCTTTTCCATGTCGTCCAGTGGCTTCTTACTGTCCTTGAGATCCTTCAGTTTATCCAGCAACGACTTTGTACTGTCACTCATGGTACTTTGAACAGCAGTGCAGCGGTGTGGTTCACCCTGCATTTTAATCGACTTCAGTAAAAAAAAAGTAGATGATACACCAATGTCAAATGTAAACCATTCAAATCATGTTAACAAAAATAACACACTTAATCAATATCAACTTCATATTTCTGCATTTATAGGAAATCAGACAACTACATTTGGTTTAAAGTGATTCCTCAGGTGTAGGTATTTCGCTGGTTGGCCTTCGAAAGAAGGCTAAATAACAAACGACAATATCCCGGGAACATGACGCGGGCAGTGTCCATTGCACTGTCGTCGAGCGAAACCGATCACATGGCGCTCTGGCTCTGCTGTAAATTATTGACACGACATGTTTGGAGAGTGCTCTCGCTGAATCATGCTGCCTCCAGTTGAAGCAAAATCACAGAGAATTCGTACGGCCCCATAGCTACACTGAAGGTACATATACTTGCCAACTGAAGTTGCTCCCTGAGCTATGCATTGAATCATGGAAGGCAAGAAATTCAAGGGTTTTCGACAGTCCAGTCCAGCGTGGGCATCAGGTTGCAGATAAAAGAAATGAAATCAAGGCAGTCTCGAACAAGCAAAGGAGGGACAGAGACAGGGCCTAGATCGACATATCTCCCAACCTCTAAATGTTGGGGGATAAAGCAAGCAAATAAAAATTTCCACCCCCAATTCCTTGTAACCTCTCCGAGCTCGGGAAAGTGACCAGCAATTTCGGTGGATTTGGGAGGTCGGAACTCTTTTCTTTTCTAGCTGACTATGCAGATCATTACCTTTGGAATTGGAGGAGCCCTCCTTGGAGTAACCTCCCTCAGAAGGGGAGGCGGCAGGGGGGCGTGGCACACGGCTGGGGGTCTGGCGGCGGCCTGGAGAGGGGAGCGAAGTTAGCGCGTCCAGTCGAGGCGAGGGCCCAAGGGAAATCAAGCAGTGAAACCATCTTACCTTGGAGTACGGCACGGGGAATAGAGCGCGCAGCATCGAAGATGGCGGCAGAACTGCGTGCCAGCGGAGCAGGGGGCGGAGGGCCGCGGCCATGATCGCCGCCGCGTGGAGGCGCCTGTCACGCCTGCACCTTCGGTACACAGTTCTGAAAATATGTTTGGTTGCCACCCTGACCAAATTTTGCCTGGAGACCTGCCGGAAGTGTGCTTGGTTGGAGGCCTGAAGCTTGCACTGCTTCCCTGACATGAGGAGGCCACGGGatggttagggcatctccaacgcataGAAACGCCGCTAAAGGTCTGGTCGAATTTCCGCAAACCGGACATCAACCTGGGGAGGTTTCTGGCGTTCGGACCTCCGCCACGTAGGCGTTCGATTGCCCGGCCCCAACCATAGTCCTCATTGTTCGTCTAGCTCTCTTTGGGCATTCATGCCGCACTCTCGCTCTAGTGTGGATGTGACTGAAGGGCGTGAATGGCAGTTAGACGCACGTGATTGGATGGACGGGCAGCACTGCTTTAATGTTCATGCGATGACCGAGAAGCCTACTCTGGCCATTGCGCTACATTGAAGCGACGTTGGCCACCTGACCCGGCTATTTAAGCAGGCAGGCTGCACCGACCAACCCCATCCTCGTATCTCATCTCCTCTCCTCTTTGCAGACAGTCGCCGACCCTTTCCTCTCCTCGACCAAGCGATGGACAAGTCTGGCGACAAGGGTTAGTTATCGGTGCTGACATGTGGATCCAAAGGGAGCTCCGGGTCATGGCACCACGTCCGCGGTCTCCGGGGCCATCATCCTCCACCACTCTATCGATGGAGGAGGGGGTGGTGCTCTGCTCCTCAGACGACGACCAACAGCAGTCGTCGCCCCTCTTCACCGAGGAGACACATACCGATGAGGAGTTCCATATTATGGAGCTCGTGATCGAGAACTCGTGCAGCAAGCGTGGCCTGGTTGCGCCCTCGTTGCCCCACCCCTACGTCAAGCAAGAGCCGCGATGTAGGGCAAAGCCGTAGGCGGTCCAATCTTTCATACTTGGAGATGGATCAAGAGGAACAAACAAGAGCACAAGGGGAAcaagcactcaaagacaagatccaatcacacatgCCCTCTTTAAGCAAATCCACTGAAGTACCACAAGATCCACAAACAACAAGGGGGATAAGTATTAGGGTAAGTTCTTCCCAAATCCCACTAGGAAGATAAGGTCTTGGGTGCAGTCTTCCCCAAATTCACAAGAGGAAGAGGAGGTCTTGATAATCCCTTGGGACTCTTCTCTtgatggaggccttgaactccaagaGAAGATGATAGATGAGCAAATCCCTCTTTCGTTTCAGTCCAATATAATTTGCTGACCCTAATGAGGAAGCAAGGGACGATTATTTATAGTCTAagtcacgaaggggtaagtgagaagGAAAGGGTACATGGGTTGCACCCAAATCACCGCTCATGGGCGGAGGCCGGAGGGTCTGGAGGGTTCAGGATCCAGACTCTCCGGGGCAAGGTCCATGCTACAAAAATGGTTTGTACCCAGCCCGGAGGTTGGTCCGGATGTGGTTCGGGGTCCAGAAACTCCGGGGCACCTCTAGGGGACATAACAAGGTTTGCACCCTTGGCCTGTAGGTTGCCCCGGAGGCTCAGGGGTCTCCAGATACCTTCTGGTGCAATAATTTGCCTCCTTATAGTTTGAAGATTGTTGACGGAAACAgtgagggactaatatgtttgctAGTCCACACAGCAAAATTAGGTCCATGAAGTACTAAGGAGTTTAATTTAAACTCCAAAGGTTATCATCTACGTTGTAGAGAAGATTGATATCGAAGATATTGCGTGACGGAagtgacccctaaaaattgctGATGTGAAGCAATTGCTTTGGTACCTGGTTCGTGCGTTTGACTGCAACCGAGAATAAAGAAGACAAAGAAAAGATGTAGTATtttctttcgtagttctttttctcttatttgagttataagagcaccatactattaagaggggttgaGTGTTTCAAAACTTATGTTTCTCTAGTGCTAAACCGAAACGTATGAGAGTTGAGAGAAATCTCTTCCAGCCTCGAAACATTACTTGCGAGTCAGATACGGTGATCTTGTGGACTGCGAGAGATATGTTTCGATAGAGGAGTGAGATTT
This region of Triticum aestivum cultivar Chinese Spring chromosome 2D, IWGSC CS RefSeq v2.1, whole genome shotgun sequence genomic DNA includes:
- the LOC123052876 gene encoding uncharacterized protein; this translates as MSGKQCKLQASNQAHFRQVSRQNLVRVATKHIFRTVYRRCRRDRRLHAAAIMAAALRPLLRWHAVLPPSSMLRALFPVPYSKAAARPPAVCHAPLPPPLLREVTPRRAPPIPKGEPHRCTAVQSTMSDSTKSLLDKLKDLKDSKKPLDDMEKNIKERREMIKKALHDSRVANAMFRVRLDGLRKLLAKIRDGREDSARINAIYRRLEDDYDKDWAIHESKGRLIDEQMKMLRKEGDDYINALREYHELQISILKHAEEVEEAEKVEEVESMEKVEEVENMEKVKKVAKVCAAAGLMGGLLVILGKI